The following coding sequences lie in one Candidatus Paceibacter sp. genomic window:
- a CDS encoding tetratricopeptide repeat protein, producing MDVIKKRKKSDNEIKIDISNKTDFIDVSAPAETEAAEKFEDESMAEVARAEQPAAPDVQTVKEKKTIWEKILVKIFYALILLMPLFVLPLSASPVSAGKSVLFYGAGVSLLFLWLMAGFQKRKISFPKSFLLYASWLMALAWLAASFFADNPALSLTGKIYETDTFAFLALALFMMFLASVYFQKENRVPNAYKIIFASALAAALFQIAHLFFGAGAIIPGMFPLKNSNLVGGWTDFSIFLGFAAILATFSGAASRGENAGKKKKILYILAALFIATLAFSASFLVWTIFCAVSFVVFLYFFLENIAERKLERKGFSYKTVLSFPFFIFLISAFFVGDGSLNNSLFASKLSGLAGTSFVEVRPDWSATKHVIGEVFKTDSVLGSGPNTFSYDWIKFKPLAVNATMFWNARFSSGVGYFPSVVATAGIVGGLAAAIFLAAFLVCGAKIFSRKSENRSGGSAPSADNLLKSSFLGAAYLWSFEVFYSGGLAVLFLAFIFTGFVVALMIKEKITRSAEKTFERKTKSGFAHSAVSIILLLGAVSLGYFYFQKISAVYAYNKAVSVFSRTGDAEKASALLEKAAKMDKQDEYYRLLSEINLVRLGQAVSGSGKDASKASVAEASLASAIKYASEAALKLNPAEPANWMQLGKIYEAVMPLIDPQKSQEAEASAINAYAAAISQSPSDPSPFLAAARVAINRDKLEEAKKYLQSSLSLKPNFVSALFMLAQIEAQSGNLNEAIAATEQAASSSQNDPSIFFQLGLLYYQAKEINLARLAFERAVLLDGNYANARYFLGIIYDKQGMKEQALAQFESVAQTNPDNEEVKKIIGNLKSDRSALNEISPPGKSPEKRAEPPVEEEGEESQ from the coding sequence ATGGACGTCATAAAAAAAAGGAAAAAGTCGGACAACGAAATAAAAATAGACATAAGCAATAAAACAGACTTCATAGACGTTTCCGCGCCCGCGGAAACAGAAGCGGCTGAAAAATTTGAAGATGAAAGCATGGCGGAAGTCGCGCGGGCGGAACAACCGGCCGCGCCCGATGTTCAGACTGTTAAAGAAAAGAAAACTATCTGGGAAAAAATACTGGTGAAAATTTTTTACGCGCTTATCCTGCTGATGCCATTGTTTGTTTTGCCGCTTTCGGCTTCGCCGGTTTCGGCGGGCAAGAGCGTTTTGTTCTACGGCGCGGGAGTGTCCTTGCTTTTTCTCTGGCTTATGGCCGGATTCCAGAAAAGAAAAATTTCTTTCCCGAAAAGTTTTCTCCTTTACGCGTCCTGGCTGATGGCGCTGGCGTGGTTGGCCGCGTCATTTTTCGCCGACAATCCGGCCTTGTCTTTGACGGGCAAAATCTACGAAACGGACACCTTCGCCTTCCTGGCTCTGGCGTTGTTTATGATGTTTCTGGCCTCCGTTTATTTCCAGAAAGAAAACAGAGTCCCCAACGCCTACAAAATAATATTCGCTTCGGCGCTGGCGGCGGCGCTGTTCCAGATCGCCCATCTGTTTTTTGGCGCGGGTGCGATAATTCCCGGAATGTTTCCGCTTAAAAACTCAAATCTAGTGGGAGGGTGGACCGATTTCTCAATATTTCTGGGTTTCGCGGCGATTTTGGCGACTTTTTCCGGCGCGGCGTCACGGGGAGAAAACGCGGGAAAAAAGAAAAAAATTTTATATATTTTGGCGGCGCTTTTTATTGCCACACTCGCTTTCTCGGCCAGTTTTCTGGTCTGGACGATTTTTTGCGCCGTTTCTTTCGTAGTTTTTCTTTATTTTTTTCTGGAAAATATCGCCGAAAGAAAATTGGAGAGGAAAGGATTTTCTTACAAAACGGTTTTATCTTTCCCGTTTTTTATTTTCCTTATCTCCGCCTTTTTCGTCGGCGATGGCTCTCTGAACAACAGCCTGTTCGCGTCCAAGCTTAGCGGTCTGGCCGGAACTTCTTTCGTGGAAGTGCGTCCGGACTGGTCGGCCACCAAACACGTTATCGGCGAGGTGTTTAAAACCGATTCCGTCCTGGGCAGCGGGCCGAACACTTTTTCCTACGACTGGATAAAATTCAAGCCGTTGGCGGTGAACGCGACCATGTTCTGGAACGCCAGATTTTCCTCCGGCGTCGGCTACTTCCCGTCGGTTGTCGCCACCGCCGGAATAGTAGGAGGACTGGCGGCGGCTATCTTTCTGGCGGCGTTTCTCGTCTGCGGCGCAAAAATATTTTCCAGAAAAAGCGAAAACCGTTCCGGCGGGTCCGCCCCTTCGGCAGACAATCTTTTAAAATCATCTTTTTTGGGCGCGGCGTATCTGTGGTCTTTTGAGGTGTTTTATTCCGGCGGGCTGGCCGTGCTTTTTTTGGCCTTTATTTTTACCGGATTTGTCGTAGCGCTGATGATAAAAGAAAAAATAACGCGATCCGCGGAAAAAACTTTCGAGCGGAAAACCAAGTCAGGCTTCGCCCACTCCGCCGTCTCAATAATTCTCCTGCTCGGCGCCGTTTCTCTGGGATATTTTTATTTCCAGAAAATTTCCGCCGTTTACGCTTACAACAAAGCCGTCTCCGTCTTCAGTCGGACGGGGGACGCGGAAAAAGCGTCCGCCCTTCTTGAGAAAGCGGCCAAAATGGACAAACAGGACGAATATTACCGGCTTCTTTCCGAAATCAATCTCGTCCGGCTCGGGCAGGCCGTTTCCGGCTCTGGCAAGGACGCGTCAAAGGCCTCCGTCGCCGAGGCCAGTCTCGCCTCGGCCATAAAATACGCTTCAGAGGCAGCGTTGAAGCTTAATCCGGCCGAGCCAGCCAACTGGATGCAGCTGGGCAAAATTTACGAAGCGGTGATGCCTTTGATTGATCCGCAGAAATCGCAAGAAGCCGAAGCTTCGGCGATCAACGCTTACGCGGCGGCCATCAGCCAATCGCCTTCCGACCCGTCGCCGTTTCTGGCGGCGGCCAGAGTCGCTATCAATAGAGACAAGCTGGAAGAGGCAAAAAAGTATCTGCAGTCGTCGCTGTCTTTGAAACCGAATTTCGTCTCCGCCCTGTTTATGCTCGCCCAGATTGAGGCGCAGTCCGGCAATCTCAATGAAGCGATAGCGGCTACGGAACAGGCGGCTTCGTCTTCGCAAAACGACCCATCCATATTTTTCCAGCTTGGTCTGCTTTATTATCAAGCTAAAGAAATCAATCTAGCGCGGCTAGCTTTTGAAAGGGCAGTGTTGCTTGACGGAAATTACGCCAACGCCAGATATTTCCTCGGAATTATTTACGATAAACAGGGTATGAAGGAGCAGGCTCTGGCGCAGTTTGAGAGCGTCGCCCAGACCAATCCAGACAACGAGGAAGTTAAGAAAATTATTGGAAATCTTAAATCAGACAGAAGCGCTTTAAACGAAATTTCTCCGCCGGGCAAATCTCCGGAAAAAAGGGCGGAGCCGCCGGTTGAGGAAGAGGGTGAGGAATCCCAGTAA
- the groL gene encoding chaperonin GroEL (60 kDa chaperone family; promotes refolding of misfolded polypeptides especially under stressful conditions; forms two stacked rings of heptamers to form a barrel-shaped 14mer; ends can be capped by GroES; misfolded proteins enter the barrel where they are refolded when GroES binds), protein MAKKIIFREKAKEGLKNGVDAVADAVKITLGPKGSNVVLEKGYGAPTITNDGVSIAKEIELEDRLENMGAEIIKEVASKTNDSAGDGTTTAVVLTQAIVGEGMRVTTLGVNPLGIRHGIESAAEAVVNALKKMAKPIKSKEETEQVATVSAESAEFGKMIAYAIDKVGKDGVVTVEESQSLGVESEFVEGMQFDKGYVSPYMITNADRMEAAYEDPFILIVDKKISSINEILPLLEKVASSGKKDLVIIAEDLDGDALTTLVVNKLRGTFNTLAIKAPGFGDRRKEMLQDIAVVTGGKVVSEEVGIKLANVELNMLGRARKVIATKDNTTVVGGKGKKNDIDARVEGIRKEIAKSDSDYDKEKLRERLAKLAGGVAIIKVGAATETEMKYKKMKIEDAVEATKAAVAEGIVPGGGVALLKANALVSKDFSAGKLRAPSKEWEKEFNVGVEILLRAVEEPLRQIVNNGGRHEGAVIASDLKKEIAKEPSSNIGYNAAASLIIPDMLKAGIIDPVKVTRTALQNAASAAAILLTTEAAVAEIPKEKPAGGGAGMGGMGGGMEY, encoded by the coding sequence ATGGCAAAAAAAATTATTTTCAGGGAAAAGGCCAAAGAGGGTTTGAAGAACGGAGTTGACGCGGTGGCCGACGCAGTCAAGATCACCCTCGGCCCCAAAGGCAGCAACGTGGTGCTGGAAAAAGGCTACGGCGCTCCCACTATTACCAACGACGGCGTCAGTATCGCCAAAGAAATTGAGCTGGAAGACAGGCTGGAGAACATGGGCGCGGAGATAATCAAAGAAGTGGCGAGCAAGACCAACGATTCCGCCGGAGACGGCACGACTACGGCCGTCGTTTTGACGCAGGCCATCGTCGGCGAAGGAATGAGGGTAACCACGCTCGGCGTTAATCCGCTCGGAATACGGCATGGCATAGAGTCGGCCGCCGAAGCGGTCGTGAACGCTTTGAAGAAAATGGCCAAACCCATAAAGAGCAAGGAAGAAACGGAGCAAGTCGCCACCGTGTCGGCGGAATCGGCGGAGTTCGGCAAGATGATCGCCTACGCCATAGACAAAGTGGGCAAGGACGGCGTGGTGACGGTGGAAGAGTCGCAGTCGCTGGGGGTGGAAAGCGAGTTCGTGGAAGGCATGCAGTTTGATAAAGGCTATGTCTCTCCGTATATGATAACCAACGCGGACAGAATGGAAGCCGCCTACGAGGACCCGTTTATTCTCATTGTTGACAAGAAAATTTCGTCCATAAACGAAATATTGCCGCTGTTGGAAAAAGTGGCATCTTCCGGCAAAAAAGATTTGGTGATAATCGCCGAAGATCTGGACGGAGACGCTCTGACCACTTTGGTGGTTAACAAATTGCGGGGAACGTTTAACACTTTGGCTATAAAGGCGCCGGGATTCGGCGACAGGAGAAAAGAAATGCTTCAGGATATCGCTGTTGTGACGGGTGGCAAGGTTGTTTCCGAAGAAGTGGGCATCAAGCTGGCCAACGTGGAACTGAATATGCTCGGACGGGCGAGGAAAGTCATCGCCACCAAAGACAACACCACCGTTGTCGGCGGCAAGGGCAAGAAGAATGACATTGACGCGCGGGTGGAAGGCATCAGGAAAGAGATCGCCAAATCCGACTCCGACTACGACAAAGAAAAACTGCGGGAGCGGCTGGCCAAACTGGCGGGAGGTGTGGCGATAATCAAAGTCGGCGCCGCCACCGAAACGGAAATGAAGTACAAGAAAATGAAGATAGAAGACGCGGTTGAAGCCACCAAAGCGGCCGTGGCGGAAGGAATCGTGCCCGGCGGCGGCGTGGCTTTGCTTAAAGCCAACGCGCTTGTTTCCAAAGATTTTTCGGCCGGCAAACTCAGAGCTCCTTCCAAAGAATGGGAGAAGGAATTCAACGTCGGGGTGGAAATTTTGCTAAGGGCGGTTGAGGAGCCGTTAAGACAGATAGTCAACAACGGCGGCAGGCACGAAGGCGCGGTCATCGCTTCCGATCTTAAAAAAGAAATAGCCAAAGAGCCGTCTTCCAACATCGGCTACAACGCGGCCGCCAGCCTCATCATTCCGGATATGCTCAAAGCGGGAATAATTGATCCAGTCAAGGTCACTCGCACGGCTTTGCAGAACGCGGCTTCCGCGGCGGCGATATTGCTGACCACCGAAGCGGCGGTGGCCGAGATTCCGAAGGAAAAACCGGCTGGCGGCGGAGCCGGCATGGGCGGAATGGGTGGGGGAATGGAATACTAA
- a CDS encoding co-chaperone GroES: MKNIKPLHNNVLVEPLSDEEKGSKTKSGIFIPETVDKEKPDQGKVVEVGPGSRDKDGKIIPMSVKKGQKVMFATYSPHEIKVGDKKYFIISEDNILAVIE; encoded by the coding sequence ATGAAAAACATAAAGCCATTGCATAACAATGTTTTGGTTGAGCCGTTGTCCGATGAGGAAAAAGGCTCAAAAACAAAGTCGGGAATATTCATTCCGGAGACGGTGGATAAGGAAAAACCGGATCAGGGCAAGGTGGTTGAGGTCGGCCCGGGCTCCAGAGACAAGGACGGCAAAATTATTCCCATGTCCGTGAAAAAAGGACAGAAGGTGATGTTTGCCACTTACAGCCCGCACGAAATAAAGGTCGGCGACAAAAAGTACTTTATTATAAGCGAAGACAATATTCTTGCCGTTATAGAATAA
- a CDS encoding HIT family protein, translating into MDCIFCKIVKGEAHAHKIWEDKRHLAFLSIFPNTEGFSVVITKEHYPSYPFDLPEEFLMGLVNAAKQTAKLLDAKLEDVGRTGMIFEGFGVDHVHAKLFPMHGTKMAEWKPIKSNVDKYFEKYEGYISSHDYKRANDEKLAELANKITGQ; encoded by the coding sequence ATGGATTGTATTTTTTGTAAAATTGTAAAAGGCGAAGCTCATGCCCATAAAATTTGGGAGGACAAAAGACATCTTGCCTTTCTTTCTATTTTCCCAAACACAGAAGGTTTCTCCGTTGTTATCACGAAGGAGCACTATCCGTCGTACCCCTTTGATTTGCCCGAAGAATTTTTGATGGGTCTCGTCAATGCAGCAAAACAAACTGCCAAACTACTTGATGCTAAACTTGAAGACGTTGGTAGAACCGGAATGATTTTTGAAGGTTTTGGCGTTGATCACGTTCATGCAAAACTTTTCCCGATGCATGGGACTAAAATGGCCGAATGGAAACCGATCAAGTCAAACGTGGATAAATATTTTGAGAAATATGAGGGTTACATTTCTTCGCACGACTACAAACGGGCGAACGATGAAAAATTAGCTGAACTCGCAAATAAAATAACAGGACAATAA
- the secG gene encoding preprotein translocase subunit SecG: MPLSNIIMPMNISSAISIFQIFVSAILVVSVLFQQRGSSLGSSFGNAGSSYHTKRGFEKILFSSTIIFGVLFVMSTLASLIIK, from the coding sequence TTGCCATTATCAAATATAATAATGCCGATGAACATAAGCTCCGCTATTTCCATATTCCAGATATTCGTCAGCGCAATACTCGTCGTTTCCGTGCTTTTCCAGCAAAGAGGCAGCTCTTTGGGCTCGTCTTTCGGCAACGCCGGGTCTTCCTATCACACGAAAAGAGGATTTGAGAAAATATTATTTTCTTCAACAATCATTTTCGGCGTCCTGTTCGTAATGTCAACGCTCGCTTCCCTTATAATAAAATAA
- a CDS encoding peptide ABC transporter substrate-binding protein: MDYLKQLPKKRSKIPTLAEAVYVLRKMAVWQKIAFLLFSAAFVFSALVIISKTSDYFMIDVPAYGGSLTEGIIGTPRFINPVLAISDADRDVTALVYSGLMRRDDDGKLIKDLAESVTISNEGLVYTFTLKPDLRWHDGQPVTADDIVFTIDRLTNSATKSPKRAAWEGIDVQKTDERTVKFTLKKPFAPFLENATIGILPAHIWSPVSPEQMTFSELNIKPIGSGPYKIKEIKRNSSEVVSSYEFAANKNFSLGKPRLKKIILKFYSSEKDIIAAYQKGEIESANALTPQALTKVQSGRNAIIPLYLSRIFGAFLNQNNVKAFTKKEVRQALDISVDRKKIIEQVLKGYGTELYGPLPSGTFGAIENSAAATSSSIEKAKEILSRNGWKLNEETGILEKKSGKEALALSFVISTADAPELKETAEMLRTAWKQLGAKVEVKVFEVGDLNQNVIRPRKYDVLLFGEIVGRDPDPFAFWHSSQRNDPGLNVALYANIKADGLLEEARATFNETVRKEKYEEFQKEIFNDTPAVFVYSPKLIYVAPKDLKGVENMASVAVPSERFLSVYKWHRGTDRAWKIFADKPPHLF, encoded by the coding sequence GTGGATTATCTAAAACAACTTCCCAAAAAACGTTCCAAAATTCCAACTCTGGCGGAGGCGGTTTACGTTTTGAGAAAAATGGCTGTCTGGCAGAAAATCGCCTTTCTCCTGTTTTCGGCGGCGTTCGTATTTTCCGCGCTGGTGATTATCTCCAAGACCAGCGACTATTTTATGATTGATGTCCCCGCCTACGGAGGCTCGCTGACCGAGGGTATTATCGGCACTCCGCGATTCATCAATCCGGTGCTGGCCATCTCCGACGCCGACAGGGACGTCACCGCCCTCGTCTACTCCGGCCTGATGAGAAGAGACGACGACGGCAAGCTGATAAAAGACCTGGCCGAGAGCGTAACCATTTCCAACGAAGGGCTCGTTTACACTTTCACCCTTAAGCCTGATCTCCGGTGGCACGACGGCCAGCCGGTAACCGCCGACGACATCGTCTTTACAATAGACAGACTTACCAATTCCGCCACCAAGAGTCCCAAACGTGCGGCATGGGAAGGAATAGACGTGCAGAAAACAGATGAAAGAACCGTCAAATTCACCCTGAAGAAACCGTTCGCTCCGTTTTTGGAAAACGCTACCATCGGCATACTGCCCGCCCACATCTGGTCGCCTGTCTCTCCGGAACAGATGACCTTCAGCGAACTCAACATTAAGCCGATCGGCTCCGGCCCGTACAAAATAAAAGAAATAAAGAGAAATTCATCGGAGGTCGTTTCTTCCTACGAGTTCGCGGCCAACAAAAATTTTTCCCTGGGCAAACCGCGCCTTAAAAAAATAATCCTGAAATTTTACTCTTCGGAAAAAGACATCATCGCCGCTTATCAGAAAGGAGAAATAGAAAGCGCCAACGCTTTGACCCCGCAAGCTCTGACCAAAGTCCAAAGCGGCAGAAACGCCATCATCCCGCTTTACCTCTCCCGAATATTCGGAGCGTTCCTCAACCAAAACAACGTCAAAGCCTTCACCAAAAAAGAAGTCCGCCAGGCTCTGGACATCTCCGTTGACCGGAAGAAAATAATTGAGCAGGTGCTGAAAGGCTACGGCACGGAACTTTACGGCCCCCTCCCTTCGGGAACGTTCGGGGCGATAGAAAACAGCGCCGCGGCCACATCCTCCTCAATTGAAAAAGCGAAGGAAATTTTAAGCCGCAACGGCTGGAAGCTGAATGAAGAGACGGGTATCTTGGAAAAGAAATCAGGAAAAGAAGCGCTAGCCTTGTCATTTGTCATTTCCACCGCCGACGCTCCGGAACTGAAGGAAACGGCGGAAATGCTAAGGACAGCCTGGAAACAGCTGGGCGCCAAAGTGGAAGTGAAAGTTTTTGAAGTCGGCGACCTCAACCAGAACGTCATAAGGCCGAGGAAATACGACGTCCTCCTTTTCGGCGAGATAGTCGGCCGCGACCCGGACCCGTTCGCATTCTGGCATTCCTCGCAAAGAAACGACCCGGGCCTGAACGTGGCGCTCTACGCCAACATCAAAGCGGACGGGCTCCTGGAAGAAGCCCGCGCCACGTTCAACGAAACCGTCCGCAAAGAAAAGTACGAGGAGTTCCAGAAAGAAATATTCAACGACACGCCGGCCGTCTTCGTTTATTCGCCGAAACTCATCTACGTCGCGCCGAAGGATTTGAAAGGGGTTGAGAATATGGCGAGCGTCGCCGTGCCGTCGGAAAGATTTTTATCCGTTTACAAATGGCACAGAGGCACGGACAGGGCGTGGAAAATTTTCGCGGATAAACCCCCACACCTGTTTTGA
- a CDS encoding ribonuclease J: protein MEKKEKKHPIRIIPIGGVEEIGRNMTVIECGNDIVVIDAGIQFPEEETPGIDFIIPNTEYLEKNRDKIRGLIISHGHTDHVGAIPYVIEKLGFPTIYTTRFAKAMALKRQEEFPHMSNIKIEEVTSQSYVRMGQLRARFFEITHTIPDAIGVIIETPYGNIIYPGDFRIELDIKGKPVHTEQYQQLGKENNLLLLMESTNAETPGFSIPEKVVYQTLEKYIKEAKGRIITGLFSSHIERVIEIVKIAEKYDKKVIIDGHSLKVSFEIVKNLGYFKPKKDVIVPVERIDDFPPSRVIAICTGSQGEENASLMRIANRKHRHIRIQKEDTIILSSSIIPGNERSIQNLKDNLARQGARIIHYKIAEVHASGHACQEDLKLMLKMLKPKYLVPVHGTYFMLKTNADVAESIGMPKENIAVPLNNGIVIEADDEKIRMLKESVPANYVMVDGLGVGDVKEVVIRDRQMLSQDGIFVIITVVDSQTGKVRNSPDIISRGFIYLRESQELLKQTRYLIRKTVEETAGKTHPVNFDFVKENLRERVGKFLFQKTKRRPMVLPVIIEV from the coding sequence ATGGAAAAAAAAGAAAAGAAACATCCGATAAGGATAATACCCATCGGCGGCGTGGAAGAAATCGGCCGCAACATGACGGTCATAGAGTGCGGCAACGATATCGTGGTCATTGACGCCGGCATCCAATTCCCCGAAGAAGAAACTCCAGGGATAGACTTTATCATTCCCAACACGGAATACCTGGAGAAAAACCGCGATAAAATAAGGGGACTCATCATCAGCCACGGGCATACCGACCACGTCGGCGCTATTCCTTACGTCATTGAGAAACTTGGCTTTCCGACTATTTACACCACCAGGTTCGCCAAAGCCATGGCTCTTAAAAGACAGGAAGAATTTCCTCATATGTCCAACATTAAGATTGAAGAGGTCACTTCGCAAAGCTATGTCCGCATGGGCCAACTGCGCGCCAGGTTTTTTGAGATAACTCACACTATCCCCGACGCCATCGGCGTAATCATAGAAACGCCGTACGGCAACATCATTTACCCGGGCGACTTCAGGATAGAACTGGACATCAAAGGCAAACCGGTCCACACGGAACAGTATCAGCAGCTGGGCAAAGAAAACAATCTGCTTTTGCTTATGGAGAGCACCAACGCGGAAACGCCGGGCTTTTCCATTCCGGAAAAGGTGGTCTATCAGACTTTGGAAAAATACATCAAGGAGGCCAAAGGAAGGATAATCACCGGCCTATTCTCTTCCCACATAGAACGGGTAATAGAGATTGTAAAAATCGCCGAGAAATACGACAAGAAAGTGATCATAGACGGCCACAGCCTCAAGGTCAGCTTTGAGATAGTCAAGAATCTCGGCTACTTCAAGCCCAAAAAAGACGTCATTGTTCCGGTGGAAAGAATAGACGACTTCCCGCCCTCCCGAGTCATCGCTATCTGCACCGGCTCTCAAGGGGAAGAAAACGCCTCGCTGATGAGAATCGCCAACCGCAAGCACCGGCACATCAGGATCCAGAAAGAGGACACCATTATTCTGTCTTCCTCCATCATTCCGGGCAACGAAAGGAGTATTCAGAACCTCAAAGACAACCTCGCCAGGCAGGGCGCCAGAATAATCCACTACAAGATAGCGGAGGTGCACGCCAGCGGCCACGCCTGCCAGGAAGACCTGAAACTGATGTTAAAAATGCTCAAACCGAAATATCTTGTTCCGGTGCACGGCACTTATTTCATGCTTAAAACCAACGCCGACGTGGCCGAGTCAATCGGCATGCCCAAAGAAAATATCGCCGTGCCGTTAAACAACGGCATAGTAATAGAAGCCGACGACGAGAAAATAAGAATGCTCAAGGAAAGCGTTCCTGCCAACTACGTGATGGTGGACGGCCTGGGCGTAGGCGACGTCAAAGAAGTGGTCATTCGCGACCGGCAGATGCTTTCCCAGGACGGCATCTTCGTGATAATAACCGTGGTGGATTCCCAGACCGGCAAAGTCCGCAATTCGCCCGACATCATCTCCCGAGGCTTCATCTACCTGCGCGAATCGCAGGAACTGCTCAAGCAGACAAGGTACCTCATCAGGAAAACCGTGGAAGAAACCGCCGGCAAAACTCATCCCGTCAATTTTGATTTCGTCAAAGAAAACTTGAGGGAGCGTGTCGGCAAATTCCTGTTCCAAAAAACGAAGAGAAGACCGATGGTATTACCCGTCATCATCGAGGTTTAA
- the trpS gene encoding tryptophan--tRNA ligase, with protein MANKVIFSGVAPSGNIHIGNYLGAIKQWVMSQDEPANKNIFCVVDQHAITVPQEPEKLRNKTLEVATLYLAAGIDPEKSIIFIQSHILQHSELNWILSTITPVGELERMTQFKDKSRKQKSVLAGLLNYPVLMAADILLYQTNLVPVGEDQVQHIELARTIARKFNNTYGETFTIPEPIINKEGKRIMGLDDPSKKMSKSAENPHSYIALLDSPETIREKIKVAVTDSGSEIKYDEENKPAISNLLTIYSLFSKKPIAELEKEYAGKNYSVFKKDLADVVITGLSPLQEKYKKLENDPEQVKNILKSGAQKAREIAGRTMKEVREKVGFLEV; from the coding sequence ATGGCAAATAAAGTTATCTTTAGCGGGGTGGCGCCTTCCGGCAATATTCATATCGGAAATTATCTGGGAGCCATCAAACAATGGGTCATGTCCCAGGATGAACCCGCCAATAAAAACATTTTCTGCGTGGTTGACCAGCATGCCATCACCGTGCCGCAGGAACCGGAAAAATTAAGAAACAAAACACTGGAAGTGGCCACACTTTATCTGGCCGCCGGAATAGACCCGGAAAAATCAATCATTTTCATTCAGTCCCATATTCTCCAACACTCGGAGCTCAATTGGATACTTTCCACCATTACTCCCGTGGGCGAGCTGGAAAGAATGACCCAGTTCAAAGATAAATCGCGCAAACAAAAAAGCGTTTTGGCCGGACTGCTCAACTACCCGGTGCTTATGGCCGCCGACATTCTTCTTTATCAAACTAATCTGGTGCCGGTCGGAGAAGACCAGGTCCAGCACATAGAACTGGCTCGAACTATCGCCAGAAAATTCAACAACACTTACGGCGAAACTTTCACCATACCCGAGCCGATAATCAACAAAGAGGGAAAAAGAATTATGGGTCTGGACGACCCTTCCAAAAAAATGTCCAAATCGGCCGAAAACCCCCATAGCTACATCGCTCTTTTAGACTCTCCGGAAACAATAAGAGAAAAAATAAAAGTCGCTGTCACTGATTCCGGCAGCGAGATAAAATACGACGAGGAAAATAAACCGGCGATTTCAAACCTGTTGACGATTTACAGCTTGTTTTCTAAAAAACCTATTGCCGAGCTGGAAAAAGAATACGCCGGAAAAAATTATTCCGTTTTTAAAAAAGATTTGGCCGATGTTGTGATAACCGGTCTGTCTCCTCTTCAGGAAAAATACAAAAAACTGGAAAACGACCCGGAACAAGTGAAAAACATCTTAAAATCTGGCGCGCAGAAAGCCCGCGAAATCGCGGGCCGAACAATGAAAGAAGTGAGAGAGAAAGTCGGTTTTTTGGAGGTTTAA
- a CDS encoding hemerythrin domain-containing protein has product MKKPTQILSDEHKNILTVIDSLLRKCDGLEGGEEINDDFFRRAIEFIRKYADKFHHAKEEDVLFVKISGHSRMHCDPTKQMLHEHEIGRGFVKGMEEALGKNDKKSLCENARGYGELLREHIFKEDNILYPMADEALSESEQKEMAEKFAQVPDLAFNEKEWN; this is encoded by the coding sequence ATGAAAAAACCAACCCAAATATTATCGGATGAACACAAAAATATTCTTACCGTCATTGATTCTCTTTTAAGGAAGTGCGACGGCCTGGAAGGCGGCGAGGAAATAAACGATGACTTTTTCCGTCGGGCGATTGAATTTATCAGGAAGTACGCCGATAAGTTCCACCACGCCAAAGAAGAAGACGTGCTGTTCGTAAAAATCAGCGGGCATTCGCGGATGCACTGCGACCCGACCAAGCAGATGCTTCACGAACATGAGATCGGCCGCGGCTTCGTGAAGGGGATGGAAGAAGCTCTGGGGAAAAATGACAAAAAATCTCTATGCGAAAACGCCCGGGGTTATGGCGAACTTCTGCGGGAGCACATCTTCAAAGAGGACAATATTTTATATCCTATGGCCGACGAGGCGCTTTCCGAAAGCGAGCAAAAGGAAATGGCCGAAAAATTCGCCCAAGTGCCGGATCTGGCTTTTAATGAGAAAGAGTGGAATTAA